A part of Oscillatoria sp. FACHB-1406 genomic DNA contains:
- a CDS encoding DUF2281 domain-containing protein, with amino-acid sequence MTIEAKILTNIAKLPDSVKQAVFLYTEFLVSQYAEVLPDKTEEDSEKQCFAGSMKGIFVLPLPEDFNESMESSDPAKNAMLEKKYGYGSLARKITMSDDFDEPLEDFKEY; translated from the coding sequence ATGACAATAGAAGCAAAAATTTTGACCAACATTGCAAAACTGCCTGACTCCGTTAAACAAGCTGTGTTTCTTTACACGGAGTTTTTAGTCAGTCAGTACGCAGAGGTGCTTCCCGATAAGACGGAAGAAGACTCAGAAAAACAATGTTTTGCAGGTTCGATGAAAGGAATTTTTGTTTTGCCCTTGCCTGAAGATTTTAATGAATCAATGGAGTCGAGCGATCCGGCTAAGAATGCAATGCTCGAAAAAAAGTATGGGTATGGAAGTTTAGCTAGAAAAATTACGATGTCTGATGATTTTGACGAACCTCTAGAAGATTTTAAGGAATATTAA
- a CDS encoding Uma2 family endonuclease — protein sequence MTATPVKLWTVEDYHRMIKAQILTHEDRVELVEGQILSMNPQQPPHAAATQRTSDCLRTLLAGKGTILRFPKRKIMCLEFKRELR from the coding sequence ATGACCGCAACGCCCGTAAAATTGTGGACTGTCGAGGATTATCACCGCATGATAAAGGCGCAAATTCTCACTCATGAGGATCGCGTCGAACTGGTAGAAGGGCAAATCTTATCTATGAACCCCCAACAGCCTCCCCATGCTGCTGCGACTCAACGCACATCGGACTGTTTAAGAACGTTACTAGCCGGTAAAGGAACAATCCTAAGATTTCCGAAGCGAAAAATAATGTGTTTGGAATTCAAACGGGAATTGCGGTGA
- a CDS encoding UPF0175 family protein: MSVTISDEVLQQLQMSDAELLREISVLLFQQERFTLGQASQFARMSQLEFQKLLARRQIPLHYDLAELREDVKILEANDWR; encoded by the coding sequence ATGAGCGTTACTATTTCCGACGAAGTATTACAGCAACTCCAAATGTCTGACGCTGAGTTGCTGAGAGAAATTTCAGTTTTGCTGTTTCAACAGGAACGGTTTACCCTCGGACAGGCGAGTCAGTTTGCTAGGATGAGTCAGCTAGAGTTCCAAAAATTACTTGCACGTCGCCAAATTCCTCTCCATTACGATTTGGCAGAACTCAGAGAAGATGTCAAAATTCTAGAAGCGAATGACTGGCGATGA